The following proteins are encoded in a genomic region of Enterocloster clostridioformis:
- a CDS encoding histidine kinase dimerization/phospho-acceptor domain-containing protein, giving the protein MKSLMRIYFSYIATALAIIVAFVVLQVVLLGIVTSKLYENESGGGKYAIARVYQALDGDGLEAVACLQEMGASFAMLLDDTGTPVWNYRLPEHLNHTYTTSQVASFTRWYLDDYPVYVWGGGKGLLVIGYPRGSMWNYAVHQDMDNLKGVFTFLSLSFVSTLAASVLILLVSGFRYYRRMRIIADAIGQLASGGSAHLAETGTMKEIASTINRTSDRLTAQREQLEKRDEARTEWISGVSHDIRTPLSLVMGYADMIERQSDTDTRIRKKAALIRWQSVRIRNLIEDLNLASKLEYNAQPLRKRKVFLAVILRKVAADLLNSMEQAERYPLSICIEPGFETFSLEADEQLLFRAFRNILGNSVRHNEDGCSLGVRAWMKDSRPHVQFYDNGRGIPPAICHYLNGGQMPEENVHLMGLRIVRQIIGAHGGTICTREDGHGIEIRFQALI; this is encoded by the coding sequence ATGAAAAGCCTGATGAGGATTTATTTTAGTTATATTGCAACAGCGCTGGCAATCATTGTTGCATTTGTCGTACTGCAGGTTGTATTGCTGGGCATCGTCACCTCCAAGCTTTATGAAAATGAGAGCGGCGGGGGAAAGTATGCCATTGCCCGGGTATACCAGGCGCTGGACGGAGACGGGCTGGAAGCTGTGGCCTGCCTACAGGAGATGGGGGCCTCCTTTGCCATGCTTTTAGATGATACAGGAACTCCGGTCTGGAACTATCGGCTGCCGGAGCATTTAAACCACACATACACAACCTCGCAGGTTGCCTCTTTCACACGCTGGTATCTGGATGACTATCCGGTTTATGTATGGGGAGGGGGAAAGGGGCTCCTGGTAATCGGCTATCCCAGGGGAAGTATGTGGAATTATGCTGTTCATCAGGATATGGATAATTTAAAGGGAGTTTTCACATTCCTGTCGCTAAGCTTTGTCAGTACGCTGGCAGCCTCGGTCCTGATTCTGCTGGTATCCGGATTCCGCTACTACAGGCGGATGCGGATTATTGCGGATGCCATTGGGCAGCTTGCATCTGGCGGAAGCGCCCATTTGGCGGAAACCGGGACCATGAAGGAGATTGCCAGTACCATCAACCGCACCTCTGACCGTCTGACAGCGCAGCGGGAGCAGCTGGAGAAGCGTGATGAGGCGCGTACAGAATGGATCAGCGGGGTATCCCACGACATACGTACTCCCCTGTCCCTGGTCATGGGCTATGCGGATATGATAGAGCGTCAATCCGATACAGATACGCGGATCAGGAAAAAGGCCGCCTTAATCCGTTGGCAGAGTGTCCGTATCCGGAATCTGATTGAGGATTTGAATCTTGCATCAAAACTGGAGTATAATGCACAGCCGCTGCGAAAGAGAAAGGTGTTTCTGGCGGTAATTCTGCGGAAGGTTGCTGCGGATTTGCTGAATTCCATGGAGCAGGCGGAGCGTTATCCGTTGTCCATCTGCATTGAACCCGGATTTGAAACATTTTCGTTGGAAGCGGATGAGCAGCTTCTGTTCCGCGCATTCCGAAACATACTGGGCAATTCAGTCCGCCACAATGAAGACGGGTGCAGCCTTGGGGTGCGCGCCTGGATGAAAGACAGTCGTCCCCATGTGCAGTTTTATGACAATGGCCGCGGCATTCCTCCGGCCATCTGTCATTATCTGAACGGGGGGCAGATGCCGGAAGAAAATGTACATCTGATGGGGCTGAGGATTGTGCGTCAGATTATAGGGGCCCACGGGGGCACCATCTGTACCAGGGAGGATGGACATGGGATTGAGATTCGATTCCAGGCGCTCATATAG
- a CDS encoding ABC transporter permease: protein MIVKAIICERMKCRGTLIWPAFLLIPVIPILLGAGNYLSNLDLLKSGWYSYWTQVTLFYATFFFAPLIGAYCAFLWRYENFNSCRNTLFACPVSYHTIYLSKFILVCAISGLTQIWFALLFFASGKVIGLPDLPPGDLCFWMIRGLAGAFVIAALQFLVATEIRSFATPIAVGLAGGVTGIIAANTKAGLLWPYSQMLLGMNSNKSEDVLGQNTVLFFVICAVYLLGVSLTGIGRIKNKIG from the coding sequence ATGATAGTAAAAGCAATTATCTGTGAACGCATGAAATGCAGAGGAACCCTGATATGGCCGGCCTTTCTGCTGATTCCTGTCATCCCCATCCTGCTCGGCGCCGGAAATTACCTGTCCAATCTTGATTTGTTAAAATCCGGATGGTATTCCTACTGGACTCAGGTGACATTATTTTATGCCACATTCTTTTTTGCTCCCTTGATCGGCGCATACTGCGCGTTTTTATGGAGATATGAGAATTTTAACAGCTGCCGGAATACCCTGTTCGCCTGCCCGGTATCCTATCACACCATCTACCTGTCCAAGTTCATCCTGGTATGCGCTATTTCCGGACTGACACAGATATGGTTTGCCCTGCTCTTTTTCGCCTCCGGAAAAGTCATTGGCCTGCCGGATCTGCCGCCCGGCGATCTCTGTTTCTGGATGATCCGCGGACTGGCCGGAGCCTTTGTGATTGCCGCCCTGCAGTTTCTGGTTGCCACGGAAATACGAAGCTTTGCCACTCCCATTGCCGTTGGCCTGGCAGGCGGCGTTACAGGCATAATTGCCGCCAATACGAAGGCCGGACTCCTGTGGCCCTATTCCCAGATGCTCCTGGGCATGAATTCCAACAAATCGGAGGATGTGCTGGGGCAGAATACCGTGTTATTCTTTGTGATATGCGCGGTTTATCTGCTGGGGGTATCTTTGACGGGAATTGGAAGAATAAAGAATAAGATAGGATAG
- a CDS encoding helix-turn-helix transcriptional regulator: MHLSFVDTEEEILAVKRVARHVSPHLHNALEIVWVTEGALELGVGQELYHMENGDIGFVFPNIIHHYQVFTDRESVAVFIKSPPFVLSTFDEILLNYAPEYPIIKAGDVDRETYRALGAVMKTKQTEFAIVQAYLQIVLARCIRNFKLVEKRSVGSDDLIYQTVAYVSGNFKNTFSLEDMAKDLGVSKYVLSRIFSKTFHSNFKQYLNDTRLDYARRRLENTEDSITNICLDSGFDSQRTFNRVFKERFRVSPTEYRKSQKEKVKLL; this comes from the coding sequence GTGCATTTATCATTTGTAGATACGGAAGAAGAAATTCTGGCAGTAAAAAGAGTGGCAAGACATGTATCTCCACATCTGCACAATGCTTTGGAAATTGTATGGGTAACAGAGGGTGCTTTGGAATTGGGAGTTGGGCAGGAACTGTATCATATGGAGAATGGAGATATAGGTTTTGTATTTCCCAATATCATTCACCATTATCAGGTTTTTACGGATAGGGAGAGTGTGGCTGTTTTTATAAAATCCCCGCCGTTTGTTTTGAGTACTTTTGATGAGATATTGCTAAACTATGCGCCGGAATATCCGATAATAAAAGCTGGTGACGTGGACAGAGAAACGTATCGTGCGCTTGGGGCGGTTATGAAAACAAAACAGACGGAATTTGCGATTGTACAAGCATATTTACAGATTGTCCTGGCAAGATGTATCAGAAACTTCAAATTAGTAGAAAAAAGAAGCGTTGGAAGCGATGATCTCATTTACCAGACAGTTGCCTATGTGTCAGGCAATTTCAAAAATACGTTTTCTTTAGAAGATATGGCGAAAGACTTAGGGGTTAGTAAGTATGTTTTATCTCGCATTTTTTCAAAGACGTTTCATAGTAATTTTAAGCAGTATCTGAATGATACGAGGTTAGATTATGCTCGTCGCCGATTGGAGAACACGGAGGATTCGATTACTAATATCTGCTTGGACAGTGGATTTGATAGTCAGAGGACATTTAACCGAGTGTTCAAAGAAAGATTCCGGGTTTCGCCCACTGAATATCGGAAAAGTCAGAAAGAGAAAGTGAAGCTGCTTTGA
- a CDS encoding 50S ribosomal protein L25, translated as MTTLKAEKRSMSIKAKRLRREGFVTGNIFGREIPESIPIKMERTVAERLLKTCNKGSQILLDVDGQVFDVLIKDICFNSMKGLVEEIDFQALVSGEKVHSVAEIILLNHDKVISGVLQQRIQEISYKALPDAIIDKVKVDVGDMRVGDIIRVGDLDIAKNKNIELVTDLDTAVATVIAVHAAAETADEAAPETKQTGNVL; from the coding sequence ATGACTACTTTAAAAGCTGAAAAAAGAAGCATGTCCATCAAAGCAAAACGATTGAGAAGAGAGGGTTTCGTTACTGGAAATATCTTTGGCAGGGAAATTCCCGAATCCATTCCCATTAAAATGGAGAGAACCGTGGCGGAACGGCTCCTAAAAACCTGCAACAAAGGCAGCCAGATTCTGTTAGACGTGGACGGACAGGTGTTTGACGTCCTGATTAAAGACATATGCTTTAATTCAATGAAGGGGCTTGTTGAGGAGATTGATTTCCAGGCGCTTGTAAGCGGCGAAAAAGTCCATTCCGTGGCGGAGATCATCCTTTTAAACCATGATAAGGTGATAAGCGGTGTTCTGCAGCAGCGGATTCAGGAGATTTCCTACAAAGCTTTACCGGATGCAATTATTGACAAGGTAAAAGTCGATGTAGGAGATATGAGAGTCGGTGATATAATCCGGGTAGGAGATTTGGATATCGCGAAGAATAAGAACATTGAGCTTGTTACTGATTTGGATACAGCAGTGGCAACGGTTATCGCGGTACATGCGGCGGCGGAGACGGCGGACGAGGCTGCTCCTGAGACAAAGCAGACCGGAAACGTTTTATAA
- a CDS encoding LacI family DNA-binding transcriptional regulator, translating to MKKLTINEIAERAGVSKTTVSFYLNGKINKMSEETKQRIQHIIDETGYEPSAAARAMKAKSSGVVGVILADTSEGYCARALKGIEEAASALEYQIVVGNSGLAFQHEKDYVERMLRLGVDGFIVQSTYRFGMLASDLEKKKKPIVYLDAKPYDFKGRYVKSNNYDCVYQVISECIRKGYEKFLMISDGDSNISAGFENTQGYKDAIQDARKEGATQYLQEGVKSDQVYEMLKDQISLDKKTLIYVASPGLLQVVYQAIRRYPDYMRLFPDTLGLIGFDAEGWTRMTTPAISAIITPAYQEGVRAMEELADILDGKKTDGEVVFKNIVKWRETTL from the coding sequence ATGAAGAAGTTGACAATTAATGAGATTGCTGAACGGGCGGGTGTTTCAAAGACAACGGTGTCCTTCTATCTCAACGGCAAGATTAATAAGATGTCTGAGGAGACCAAACAGAGAATACAGCATATTATTGATGAGACCGGATATGAGCCAAGTGCTGCGGCCAGAGCCATGAAGGCCAAGAGCAGCGGCGTGGTGGGGGTCATACTGGCGGACACGTCGGAGGGATACTGCGCCAGGGCCCTCAAAGGAATTGAGGAGGCTGCCAGCGCCCTGGAATACCAGATTGTGGTGGGAAACAGCGGTCTGGCCTTCCAGCACGAGAAGGATTACGTGGAACGCATGCTCAGGCTGGGAGTTGACGGTTTTATAGTCCAGTCCACCTACCGTTTCGGCATGCTGGCCTCAGACCTGGAAAAAAAGAAAAAGCCCATCGTATATCTGGATGCCAAGCCCTATGATTTCAAGGGACGGTATGTGAAAAGCAACAATTATGACTGCGTGTACCAGGTGATTTCGGAATGCATCAGGAAGGGATATGAGAAATTTCTCATGATTTCAGACGGTGATTCCAACATCAGCGCAGGTTTTGAGAATACCCAGGGATATAAGGATGCCATACAGGACGCCCGGAAGGAGGGTGCCACCCAGTACCTGCAGGAGGGCGTAAAGTCCGACCAGGTCTACGAAATGCTGAAGGACCAGATAAGCCTGGATAAAAAGACGCTGATTTATGTTGCCAGTCCGGGACTTTTGCAGGTGGTGTACCAGGCGATCCGCAGGTACCCGGACTATATGAGGCTGTTTCCGGACACACTGGGCCTGATCGGATTTGACGCAGAGGGATGGACCCGGATGACTACCCCGGCCATATCTGCCATCATCACGCCCGCTTATCAGGAAGGGGTCAGAGCCATGGAAGAGCTGGCTGACATCCTGGACGGTAAGAAAACAGATGGGGAAGTGGTATTTAAGAATATAGTCAAGTGGAGGGAAACCACCCTTTGA
- a CDS encoding PTS system mannose/fructose/sorbose family transporter subunit IID: MAFNQLEKKDYMKTSLRAYFLQNGFNYGNYQGLGYANVLYPALRKMYKDDDDKLQEALKENIEFFNSNIHFLPFITSLHLVMLENKTPSNEIRNIKMALMGPLAGIGDSLAQFCLAPLFATIGASLAQDGLIMGPILFFVAMNVILLAMKFLTGMWGYKLGTNIIATLSTKMEQISNIASMIGVTVISGLAVNFVKISTPIQYVANMTGDQQKVVAIQEMIDAIAPKLLPVLFTGLIFYLIKVKKWTTYKLVILTIILGVVLSVLNLIA, translated from the coding sequence ATGGCATTTAATCAGCTGGAGAAAAAAGATTATATGAAGACATCCCTGCGGGCCTATTTCCTGCAGAATGGATTTAACTATGGCAATTACCAGGGTCTTGGCTATGCAAATGTGCTTTATCCCGCCCTCCGCAAGATGTACAAGGACGACGATGACAAGCTCCAGGAAGCATTGAAGGAGAATATAGAGTTTTTTAACAGCAATATTCACTTTCTTCCGTTTATCACCAGCCTTCATCTGGTTATGCTGGAGAATAAGACTCCTTCCAATGAAATCCGCAACATCAAAATGGCTCTCATGGGACCTCTGGCAGGAATCGGTGATTCTCTTGCCCAGTTCTGCCTGGCGCCGCTGTTTGCAACCATTGGCGCGTCCCTGGCCCAGGACGGCCTGATTATGGGCCCTATCCTGTTCTTTGTGGCCATGAACGTGATTCTTCTGGCCATGAAGTTTCTGACCGGCATGTGGGGATACAAGCTGGGCACCAACATCATCGCCACCCTCAGCACGAAGATGGAACAGATATCCAATATCGCCAGCATGATAGGCGTTACTGTCATCTCCGGCCTTGCTGTAAATTTTGTAAAGATTTCCACACCGATTCAATACGTTGCCAATATGACGGGAGACCAGCAGAAGGTGGTGGCTATCCAGGAGATGATTGACGCCATTGCCCCCAAGCTTCTTCCTGTATTGTTCACAGGACTTATTTTCTACCTTATAAAGGTGAAAAAGTGGACCACTTATAAGCTGGTCATCCTTACCATTATCCTGGGCGTGGTGCTTTCTGTCCTGAATCTGATTGCTTAG
- a CDS encoding response regulator transcription factor, producing the protein MKLREARILVVDDSRELCSLVESICEQEGFSHVETAFSCREAEERIENGAADFLILDVNMPFEDGFSFFQRIKTVLEKQRIPVLFLSARDQDEDRLQGLDLGADDYMTKPFLPRELVLRISAILKRTYRLEEQTECYRLGKREVDLSAGVVRLLDGSGRTISLTNKEYQLLKLFLENRGRILTFDVLSESVWGENYFDYENTLMVHIRKLREKIEEKPSEPEFLITVKGLGYRMNR; encoded by the coding sequence ATGAAGCTTAGGGAAGCGCGTATTTTAGTGGTAGATGACAGCCGGGAGTTGTGCAGCCTGGTGGAGAGTATTTGTGAGCAGGAGGGCTTTTCCCATGTGGAGACAGCCTTTTCCTGCCGGGAGGCGGAAGAACGGATAGAAAACGGGGCTGCTGACTTCCTGATTCTGGATGTAAATATGCCCTTTGAAGATGGATTTTCTTTCTTCCAGCGGATTAAGACAGTGCTGGAAAAGCAGAGGATTCCGGTCCTGTTTCTCTCCGCACGGGACCAGGACGAGGACCGGCTCCAGGGATTGGATCTGGGGGCGGATGATTATATGACTAAACCATTCCTGCCCAGGGAGCTGGTACTGCGCATCTCGGCTATCTTAAAACGGACTTACCGGCTGGAGGAGCAGACGGAGTGTTACAGGCTGGGAAAACGGGAGGTGGATTTGTCCGCGGGGGTGGTGAGGTTATTGGACGGATCGGGGAGAACCATTTCCCTGACAAATAAGGAATATCAGCTTTTGAAGCTGTTCCTGGAAAACCGCGGCAGGATCCTGACATTTGATGTTCTGTCGGAATCGGTCTGGGGAGAGAATTATTTCGATTATGAGAATACGCTGATGGTACACATCCGTAAACTGCGGGAAAAGATAGAAGAGAAGCCGTCGGAACCGGAATTTTTAATTACTGTGAAAGGATTAGGGTATCGGATGAACAGATGA
- a CDS encoding ABC transporter permease, which translates to MSIKTEFILEMRKLRRRHIPLLFLMIFALITAWTCWCMDDLDITRLNDASAMLFTNLLLMNTILCPIVLAALASRMCDMEQMGNTYKWICTMQKPEHVYRGKAAAGSFYIILFALMQTLLFWAVSRSYDGGAASHLTEYFTTICLTSLCIFILQLNLSLKFTNQLTPIFISIGGTFTGLFSWFLNRWPLRCLIPWGYYASLCNVGYAYDESTRYTAYSWNTYPFFWMAILAAAIIILYRYGQKHFLETVRETM; encoded by the coding sequence ATGAGTATAAAAACAGAATTCATCCTGGAGATGCGCAAGCTGCGCCGCCGGCATATCCCGCTTCTGTTCCTGATGATATTTGCCCTCATCACGGCCTGGACGTGCTGGTGCATGGACGATTTAGACATTACACGCCTGAACGATGCGAGCGCTATGCTGTTTACCAATCTGCTTCTGATGAACACCATCCTGTGCCCTATTGTTCTGGCTGCTCTGGCCAGCCGGATGTGTGATATGGAACAGATGGGAAATACTTACAAATGGATCTGTACCATGCAGAAACCGGAACACGTCTACCGCGGGAAAGCAGCGGCCGGCAGTTTTTATATCATCCTGTTTGCACTCATGCAGACACTCCTGTTCTGGGCTGTTTCACGGTCATATGACGGAGGGGCCGCGTCCCATCTGACGGAATATTTTACAACCATATGTCTGACTTCCCTGTGCATATTTATCCTTCAGCTGAACCTCTCCCTCAAGTTCACCAACCAGCTGACACCCATCTTCATAAGCATAGGAGGCACATTTACCGGGCTGTTCTCCTGGTTTTTAAACAGATGGCCGCTGCGCTGTCTGATACCGTGGGGATATTATGCATCGCTGTGCAATGTGGGATATGCATATGATGAGTCCACGCGCTACACTGCCTATAGCTGGAATACGTATCCTTTCTTCTGGATGGCCATCCTGGCTGCGGCAATCATAATTCTGTACCGTTACGGCCAAAAACATTTTTTAGAAACGGTCCGTGAAACCATGTAA
- a CDS encoding heparinase II/III domain-containing protein, whose product MHDERYVHVRQRAEAYEAWYEKEHVCAHIAGNCREEAEKILAQADRLMAHTFSFEDRWDMEPCREPFTLKEMIWDRSPNGDPEWIFMLNRHEYMNKLLIAGWLTGDKAYVEKLKWFLFHWIQANPILPEGTVTTRTIDTGIRCMSWQYLLLHLLGEGLMEEREAAGILESMKEQFASLRKRYIGKYTLSNWGVLQTASICNGYLWFHEYLPSDGTEDWAWQELERQIGLQVLDDGAHWEQSMMYHMEVLLACMKLLASCRAWVRIENRTEFWRDTDWLEKAVDRMSRYVLFASGPDHLQIAQCDSDVTDVRDVMVKAAVLTGDGRYRYAGYDTADLDSAWMFGSAGVTGYSAMAGRKPESLSLAAADAGHIFFRSSWEEDSHFTYMKCGPLGSGHGHADLTHISLHYRGCPILVDSGRYSYVEEEPLRPFLKSAQAHNVCVIDGESHGRPRGSWGYDSFGQSFKNYYREQGPVHYGEMAYHGCLMSGAHYLVIRKVMAVDQGIWMIVNDIRCDGGHEVKEYYHLDSAVQGTPIGTGTDGAGECWRLCSGGDDAMTVLGSRPFEAVPCVISKQYNQKEKSTCLVRKTGFTDRITDWTCLFGEGTEAEKTQVFQYGSSRPETEEQVTAMSFCLSPDESWDFLVWNQETWQGGKIHDCRGVPVYAKAAAIHTIKGNTTLYRLRI is encoded by the coding sequence ATGCATGATGAAAGGTATGTACATGTAAGACAAAGAGCAGAGGCCTACGAGGCCTGGTATGAAAAGGAACATGTGTGCGCCCATATTGCCGGAAACTGCCGGGAGGAGGCGGAGAAAATTCTGGCGCAGGCAGACAGGCTGATGGCGCATACATTTTCGTTTGAGGACAGATGGGATATGGAACCCTGCCGTGAACCATTTACCCTTAAGGAAATGATATGGGACAGAAGCCCCAACGGGGATCCGGAATGGATTTTCATGCTGAACCGTCACGAGTACATGAACAAACTTCTTATTGCCGGCTGGCTTACCGGCGATAAGGCATATGTGGAAAAGCTGAAATGGTTTCTGTTCCATTGGATTCAGGCAAATCCCATACTTCCTGAAGGAACCGTGACCACCCGGACCATTGATACGGGAATCCGGTGCATGAGCTGGCAGTATCTGCTGCTTCATCTTCTGGGAGAGGGCCTTATGGAGGAAAGAGAAGCCGCAGGAATCCTGGAGAGCATGAAAGAACAGTTTGCCAGCCTGAGGAAAAGGTACATCGGAAAATATACACTCAGCAACTGGGGCGTCCTTCAGACGGCGTCCATCTGCAACGGATACCTGTGGTTTCACGAATATTTACCTTCAGACGGAACTGAGGACTGGGCCTGGCAGGAACTGGAACGTCAGATTGGGCTCCAGGTACTGGATGACGGAGCCCACTGGGAGCAGTCCATGATGTATCATATGGAGGTGCTTCTTGCCTGCATGAAGCTGCTGGCCTCCTGCCGGGCTTGGGTCAGGATTGAAAACAGGACGGAATTTTGGCGCGATACAGACTGGCTGGAGAAGGCCGTTGACAGGATGAGCCGTTATGTGCTTTTCGCCTCGGGACCGGATCATTTACAGATAGCCCAATGTGACAGCGATGTTACCGATGTGAGGGATGTGATGGTGAAGGCGGCTGTCCTTACCGGGGACGGCAGGTACAGGTATGCGGGATATGATACCGCGGACCTGGACAGTGCCTGGATGTTTGGAAGCGCCGGAGTCACCGGGTACAGTGCCATGGCGGGCAGGAAACCGGAGAGCCTGTCCCTGGCTGCAGCGGATGCCGGGCATATATTTTTTAGAAGCAGCTGGGAGGAGGACAGCCATTTCACCTATATGAAATGCGGTCCCCTTGGAAGCGGGCACGGACATGCGGATTTGACTCATATATCGCTGCATTACAGAGGCTGTCCCATACTGGTGGACAGCGGCAGGTATTCCTATGTGGAGGAGGAACCGCTGCGCCCGTTTCTCAAAAGCGCCCAGGCCCACAATGTATGTGTCATAGACGGAGAGTCTCATGGAAGGCCCAGGGGTTCATGGGGGTATGACAGCTTTGGACAGAGCTTTAAAAATTATTACAGGGAACAGGGCCCGGTCCATTACGGGGAAATGGCTTATCACGGATGTCTCATGTCCGGCGCGCATTATCTGGTCATCCGCAAGGTGATGGCGGTGGACCAGGGAATCTGGATGATTGTCAATGATATACGCTGCGATGGCGGTCATGAGGTGAAAGAGTATTATCATCTGGACAGTGCCGTACAGGGAACCCCCATTGGGACAGGAACGGACGGGGCCGGGGAATGCTGGAGACTGTGTTCCGGCGGGGATGATGCAATGACGGTGCTGGGCTCCCGCCCCTTTGAGGCAGTGCCCTGCGTCATATCCAAACAGTATAACCAGAAAGAGAAAAGCACCTGTCTGGTTAGGAAAACCGGATTTACAGACCGCATCACAGACTGGACCTGTCTGTTTGGAGAAGGGACAGAGGCTGAGAAAACCCAGGTTTTCCAGTACGGAAGCAGCCGGCCGGAGACGGAGGAACAGGTGACGGCCATGAGCTTTTGCCTCTCGCCGGATGAATCCTGGGATTTCCTGGTGTGGAATCAGGAAACGTGGCAGGGCGGTAAAATTCACGATTGCAGAGGGGTGCCGGTTTATGCCAAGGCAGCGGCCATTCACACCATAAAAGGGAACACGACACTTTACCGATTGAGGATTTAA
- a CDS encoding ABC transporter ATP-binding protein — protein MAQYIIETSQLTKTYRGTPAVDHLDLRIPEGSIFGFLGPNGAGKSTTMKMLLGLINRDSGSIRINGTELNDHSRISILRQVGSLIETPSYYGNLTAYENLQISCMLRGLPYTEIDRVLSIVRLDGQKKKQAAHYSLGMKQRLGLANALLGSPKLVLLDEPTNGLDPAGIHEMRELIKSLPEQFGMTVMVSSHLLAEMEQTAGCIGIISRGRLIFQDALSMLQARSTRQIYLRTSDDTGAAALLRENGELSALLRENEDRAALLLKGNDAADGFCYSAADGIRLPFLPDHMLAQIFHILMNHGIDLYRAEEKRQSLEDIYLSMVKEAGL, from the coding sequence ATGGCACAATATATCATTGAAACCAGCCAGCTGACAAAGACCTACCGCGGCACTCCCGCCGTGGACCACCTGGACCTTCGCATTCCCGAGGGCTCCATCTTTGGATTTTTAGGTCCTAACGGAGCCGGCAAAAGCACGACCATGAAAATGCTCCTGGGATTAATCAACCGGGACAGCGGAAGCATCCGCATCAACGGCACAGAACTGAATGACCACAGCCGCATTTCCATCCTGAGACAGGTGGGTTCCCTGATTGAGACTCCTTCCTATTATGGTAATCTTACCGCATATGAAAACCTTCAGATCAGCTGCATGTTGAGAGGTCTCCCTTACACGGAGATTGACCGGGTCCTGTCCATCGTACGCCTGGATGGTCAGAAAAAGAAACAGGCCGCGCATTACTCCCTGGGCATGAAGCAGCGCCTTGGCCTGGCAAATGCTCTATTAGGCTCCCCAAAACTGGTACTTTTGGATGAACCCACCAACGGGCTGGACCCAGCCGGTATTCACGAGATGCGGGAGCTGATTAAAAGCCTTCCGGAACAGTTTGGAATGACGGTAATGGTATCCAGCCACCTCCTGGCGGAAATGGAACAGACCGCCGGCTGCATCGGCATCATATCCAGGGGACGGCTGATATTCCAGGATGCCCTGTCCATGCTCCAGGCGCGCAGCACCCGGCAGATTTATCTGCGTACCTCGGATGACACAGGCGCTGCCGCACTGCTCAGGGAAAACGGGGAGCTCTCTGCACTGCTTCGGGAAAATGAGGACCGTGCCGCCCTGCTTCTGAAAGGGAATGACGCCGCGGACGGGTTCTGTTACTCCGCTGCTGACGGCATCCGCCTCCCCTTCCTTCCCGACCATATGCTGGCACAGATATTCCACATCTTGATGAATCATGGGATTGATTTATACCGGGCCGAGGAGAAGCGGCAGAGCCTGGAAGATATCTACCTCAGTATGGTAAAGGAGGCGGGACTATGA